One segment of Carya illinoinensis cultivar Pawnee chromosome 13, C.illinoinensisPawnee_v1, whole genome shotgun sequence DNA contains the following:
- the LOC122290971 gene encoding uncharacterized protein LOC122290971, whose amino-acid sequence MDTIHPLVKASDLIQNHPKSWHMSKLQSLFDQTSIREILKIPLSQTLQGEDKEIWALNHSGKFSVKTAYHAQVDYHESVHQNQNSLFKPLWSLKIHDRHKLLLWKILWNILPTKAKISERISQQVNTECTFCDQEEETTLHLFVKCPIVRILWQQGSWPLNIERLPIHSSADWIKMIIYPDKLLGLQENETHHFQLYAVVLLDLLWKNRNEKVHNSSSFSLEEIKKQLATVYESFKNAWSICSLTKIPALNWNPPPLGSFSISFDATVRNDFSVASAIQRNHLGDILKIYTEKIASSIPLVAEAKAALLAIVMASSSFQSNSSSVTIEGDAQSVFSAIDCKDSTLFWSISPIVEDIRSYAEDHPS is encoded by the coding sequence ATGGATACCATACATCCCCTTGTCAAAGCCTCTGATCTTATCCAAAACCATCCAAAATCCTGGCATATGAGTAAATTGCAAAGCCTCTTTGACCAAACCAGCATAAGAGAAATCTTGAAGATCCCACTGTCTCAAACATTGCAAGGCGAAGATAAAGAAATATGGGCACTCAATCATAGTGGGAAATTCTCAGTGAAGACAGCTTATCACGCACAAGTCGACTACCATGAATCGGTTCACCAAAATCAAAACTCTCTTTTTAAGCCTTTGTGGAGTCTAAAAATTCATGACCGTCATAAGCTCCTCCTATGGAAAATACTGTGGAATATTTTACCAACTAAGGCAAAGATCAGTGAAAGAATTTCTCAGCAAGTCAACACGGAATGCACTTTCTGCGACCAGGAGGAGGAAACAACActtcatttatttgttaaatGTCCTATTGTCAGAATACTATGGCAACAAGGTAGCTGGCCTTTAAATATAGAAAGACTGCCAATTCACTCCAGTGCAGATTGGATAAAAATGATCATCTATCCGGATAAACTCCTGGGCCTACAGGAGAATGAGACCCACCATTTCCAACTATATGCAGTCGTTCTTCTGGATCTTCTGTGGAAAAACCGAAATGAGAAAGTCCACAATTCTTCAAGCTTCTCTCTGGAAGAAATAAAGAAGCAGCTCGCCACAGTTTATGAAAGCTTCAAAAACGCCTGGTCCATTTGCTCTCTGACCAAAATCCCAGCTCTCAATTGGAACCCTCCTCCTCTTGGATCCTTTAGTATCTCCTTTGACGCAacagtgagaaatgatttttctgTAGCATCAGCAATTCAAAGAAATCACTTAGGTGATATACTGAAGATATACACAGAAAAAATTGCCTCTTCCATCCCGTTGGTAGCTGAAGCAAAAGCAGCCTTACTTGCAATTGTCATGGCCAGTAGTTCTTTCCAATCTAACTCAAGTTCAGTAACAATCGAAGGTGATGCTCAGTCAGTTTTTTCGGCTATTGATTGTAAAGATTCTACCCTTTTTTGGTCAATCTCTCCCATTGTAGAAGACATCAGATCATATGCAGAAGATCACCCATCTTGA